The genomic segment CTAGAAATATGAAAACTGTGTTTAAAAGAATAAGAAGTAGAATAAATTTATCATTCAAAAACAGTTTTCTTACCATCTTATATCTTGTTTAGGCTGTTCATGGAATGGATATTGGCTCCAGCGTCAGTTATGCTAATAACCCCGCGTTAGCAGCGACGAAAATACAAATAATATCTGCTGAAATTCGGACGCAATATCAATATAACTTTTTGTGGAAGAATTTTCTATAAATATCTTCGATGGACAAGTGATATAAATAGCGTCTTTCCCTCATTATATGTTCCATGCGGGTATGTAGTTATTGCTTAACTGGTGGTACGTCATGATAATTTGTTCCAGCGGTTCGCATAAAAAAACTCCCGCATCAGAAAGATACGGGAGTTTTAAATGGTTGGTTAGGGTTAAATAGAAAGGCTAATGATAATTAATATCTCCGAGGGCATTTTCACTCACTGTTTTAAAGGCAATTGAACTTTAATACATCCACTTTGCATCATTTTCAATAACATCCTTATACCTGTATTTTGCAATCTTTTCAATTAATTGTTTTGGCAATGGTTTGTCGTAATCAAAATGTACACTGTCTTTTCCGGTTGTGAATGCAGTTAGCTCATTTCTAAATGGTTCTAATGAAGGGCCCGTAGGCATAAAGGTCATATGCTTTTTGAATGCCGCATAGGAAAATAAAATCCTTTTTTCAATAAATACGGGTTGCCCCCATTTCAACTCTTCGGATGCTTCCGGAGCAATAGATTTTAATAACGCGCGGATTTCATTCAATTTTTCCTGTGCATGTACAGGTGCTGCTTTTATGTATTCATCAACAGTTTCTGGTTTGGTCATGTCTGAGAATTTTATATTTGTTCAAAGTTGTGTTCCGTCTGACCACAAATTTCCTGCAAGATCTCTTAAAGAAACTCTTCTACTCTATTGATCTTGTGATCCCGCAGTAAGGTCCATCTTCCTCAATCCAACATATTTTTGATTCATATGCTTATAATCATACGGTAAAGTTAAATCATTTTTAACCGCTACCAGTTTGTTCAGTATTATTTGTGCCGGCGGCTCGAAAAAAAACTCCCGCATCAGAAAGATACGGGAGTTTTAAATGGTTGGTTAGGGTTTAAAAGGGAAGGCTACTGATAATTAATATCTCCAAGGGCATTTCCGTTAAATGTGTTATTAGATTCGGTTAAAGCGCCGTTAATTCTTACATCAATGCCCCAGCCCAAA from the Bacteroidales bacterium genome contains:
- a CDS encoding DUF1801 domain-containing protein; the protein is MTKPETVDEYIKAAPVHAQEKLNEIRALLKSIAPEASEELKWGQPVFIEKRILFSYAAFKKHMTFMPTGPSLEPFRNELTAFTTGKDSVHFDYDKPLPKQLIEKIAKYRYKDVIENDAKWMY